The Planctomycetia bacterium genome contains a region encoding:
- a CDS encoding sigma-54-dependent Fis family transcriptional regulator, which yields MSGDQIRVLVVDDQEVHAQAVAESLSRIGYDCAIATSGQDGLKKIENEDFDVVITDLRMDEVDGLAILRKAKMELPDAEVVLVTGHGDIKTAVAAMQGGAATYLTKPVDISELRAVVDKYTQRYRLSQTNKELQRQLDERFGFEGVIGSSPLMHAVLDRLKQLAPTDSRVLIQGETGTGKELVAKALHFNSPRKNKPFVPLNCTALNENLLEDELFGHEAGAYTGADRQRKGKFEYANGGTLFLDELGEMSIPLQQKLLRVLEDGQVYRVGGNEPIKVNVRVISATHRDLEQAVAKGTFRQDLYYRLKVVTIKLPPLRERREDITLLAHHFMKEFASRYGREIKTIAAEVRRMFSSYDWPGNVRELRHVIESMVVVDRDGILGIDDLPENEGLGKAQDAVALPLGDSSLVGKPLAEVERYYILQALEMANGNREEAAQMLGIGERTLYRKIKEYEDSGYMPKRRPVTT from the coding sequence ATGAGTGGCGATCAGATTCGTGTTCTCGTCGTCGATGATCAGGAAGTCCATGCCCAGGCCGTAGCAGAAAGCCTGTCGCGCATCGGCTACGATTGCGCCATTGCCACCAGTGGCCAGGATGGTCTCAAGAAAATCGAAAACGAAGACTTCGATGTGGTCATTACCGATTTGCGTATGGATGAAGTCGATGGCCTGGCCATCCTGCGTAAGGCTAAAATGGAATTGCCCGATGCGGAAGTGGTCCTGGTCACAGGTCATGGCGACATCAAAACCGCAGTCGCAGCTATGCAGGGTGGAGCTGCTACCTACCTTACCAAACCGGTAGACATCAGCGAATTGCGTGCGGTGGTGGATAAGTACACGCAACGGTATCGTCTGTCTCAAACCAATAAAGAATTGCAACGCCAACTGGATGAGCGATTCGGCTTCGAAGGTGTCATTGGCAGCAGTCCGTTGATGCATGCTGTACTGGATCGTCTCAAGCAACTGGCTCCCACCGACAGCAGGGTTCTCATTCAGGGCGAAACAGGAACTGGCAAAGAACTGGTCGCCAAAGCACTTCACTTCAACAGCCCGCGAAAAAACAAACCGTTTGTTCCTCTTAACTGTACCGCGCTGAACGAAAACCTGCTCGAAGATGAATTGTTCGGCCATGAAGCTGGCGCCTACACCGGTGCAGACAGGCAACGCAAAGGTAAGTTTGAATACGCCAACGGTGGCACGCTGTTTCTCGATGAGCTAGGTGAAATGTCCATCCCACTTCAACAAAAACTGTTGCGGGTGCTAGAAGATGGCCAGGTCTATCGTGTGGGTGGCAACGAACCCATCAAAGTGAACGTGCGAGTGATTTCCGCAACCCACCGCGACCTGGAGCAGGCGGTTGCCAAGGGTACTTTCAGGCAGGATTTGTACTATCGGCTCAAAGTCGTCACCATCAAACTCCCACCACTTCGTGAACGCCGCGAAGATATCACTTTGCTGGCACATCATTTCATGAAAGAGTTTGCGAGTCGCTATGGCCGGGAGATCAAGACCATTGCGGCTGAGGTAAGACGCATGTTCAGCAGCTACGATTGGCCAGGCAACGTTCGGGAATTACGACATGTTATTGAAAGCATGGTCGTCGTTGACCGTGATGGAATTCTGGGCATTGATGATTTACCCGAAAACGAAGGACTAGGTAAAGCCCAGGATGCCGTAGCATTGCCTCTGGGCGATTCCTCTCTGGTGGGCAAACCGCTCGCCGAAGTGGAGCGATATTATATTCTACAAGCACTCGAAATGGCCAACGGCAACCGCGAAGAAGCCGCCCAGATGCTAGGCATCGGCGAACGAACACTGTACCGCAAAATTAAAGAATACGAAGACTCGGGCTACATGCCCAAACGCCGCCCAGTGACAACCTAA
- a CDS encoding inorganic diphosphatase: protein MRLRLWLFMLITCGLVCTQAGADDASSKPSTATPEYKLANGPAPLAENVKQVDLLTIRGIKNLYNGYPTRNDDATINAIVEIPSGTNAKWEINHTGKMELEIREGAPRIVKYLPYPCNYGVVPSTKLAKETGGDGDPVDVLILGPALARGTVAKVKVVGLLKLVDKGELDHKVLAVMEHTPLAKVKSLKELNEQFPGVTDILQTWFLNYKGPGKMVFKGWGEATEANELIERNTIPVQQSARR from the coding sequence ATGCGTTTAAGACTTTGGCTGTTCATGCTGATAACGTGTGGACTGGTCTGCACTCAGGCCGGGGCTGATGATGCATCCAGTAAGCCCAGTACAGCCACTCCCGAATACAAACTCGCCAACGGCCCGGCGCCACTAGCTGAAAACGTGAAACAGGTCGATTTACTGACCATTCGTGGCATCAAGAACCTTTACAACGGCTACCCTACTCGCAATGACGATGCGACTATCAATGCTATCGTCGAAATCCCCTCAGGTACTAATGCCAAGTGGGAAATCAACCATACGGGCAAGATGGAACTCGAAATCCGCGAAGGCGCTCCCCGCATCGTGAAGTATTTGCCTTACCCATGTAATTACGGCGTAGTCCCCAGCACCAAGCTGGCCAAGGAAACTGGTGGCGATGGCGACCCGGTCGATGTACTCATCCTCGGCCCGGCTCTTGCTCGTGGAACTGTCGCCAAAGTGAAAGTGGTCGGCTTGCTGAAACTCGTCGATAAAGGCGAACTCGATCACAAAGTGCTGGCAGTGATGGAACATACACCACTAGCCAAGGTCAAGTCGCTGAAGGAACTCAATGAACAGTTCCCCGGCGTGACCGATATCCTGCAGACCTGGTTCCTCAACTACAAAGGCCCAGGCAAGATGGTCTTCAAAGGCTGGGGCGAAGCTACCGAAGCTAATGAACTCATCGAACGCAACACCATTCCAGTGCAGCAGTCCGCCAGGCGCTGA
- a CDS encoding HlyD family efflux transporter periplasmic adaptor subunit — MPGYMKTIINSALVLAILAALVYAFMPAPIRVDVAQVNRGTLLVTVDEDGRTRIKERYTVSAPLAGFMQRIALHPGDEVKPGSTLLTNILPNDPSLLDARALAEAEARRRAFQAALKQAQATQTRLKEAHVLTKNNYERAKKLFATQAVSVEAYEQAELLERMAQEELRAAEFRVTVAEFELEQATAALLRSRTSQQTDIYELYSPINGRILRVYQESAGPVTPGTRLVEVGDPTDLEVEVDVLSSDAVKIKPGARVFLERWGGTQTLTGRVRLVEPAGFLKLSALGVEEQRVYIIIDFDDLKKSDSALGDGYRVDARIVIWEGKDVLKVPTGALFRSQGEWAVFRVVNQRSQLTKLQLGRKNSAEAEVLGGLSEGDQVILHPSDRIQHEVKVRSRD, encoded by the coding sequence ATGCCCGGGTACATGAAAACGATTATCAACTCGGCTCTGGTGCTCGCAATCCTGGCGGCGCTGGTGTATGCCTTCATGCCCGCGCCAATCAGAGTGGATGTGGCTCAGGTGAATCGCGGAACGCTTCTCGTAACAGTAGATGAAGATGGCAGAACTCGCATCAAGGAACGCTATACCGTTTCGGCGCCATTGGCAGGTTTCATGCAGCGTATCGCACTGCATCCCGGTGATGAAGTCAAGCCGGGCAGCACCTTGCTGACCAACATTCTGCCCAACGATCCCTCCCTGCTGGATGCCCGGGCTCTCGCGGAAGCTGAAGCCCGACGCCGAGCCTTTCAGGCTGCTCTGAAACAGGCACAAGCCACCCAGACCCGCTTGAAAGAAGCACATGTGCTGACGAAAAACAATTACGAAAGAGCAAAAAAGCTCTTCGCAACACAGGCTGTGTCCGTCGAAGCCTATGAACAGGCAGAACTCCTGGAACGCATGGCACAGGAAGAACTCCGAGCTGCCGAGTTTCGCGTTACGGTAGCGGAGTTTGAACTCGAACAAGCCACAGCTGCTCTGCTTCGCAGTCGCACTTCCCAGCAGACGGACATCTATGAATTATACTCGCCGATCAATGGTCGAATTCTTCGAGTGTACCAGGAAAGTGCTGGCCCGGTTACGCCAGGCACCAGGCTGGTGGAAGTGGGTGATCCGACCGATTTGGAAGTGGAAGTGGATGTACTCTCCAGTGATGCAGTAAAAATCAAGCCGGGTGCTCGCGTCTTCCTGGAACGTTGGGGCGGTACACAGACGCTCACGGGCCGGGTACGACTCGTTGAGCCTGCGGGATTCCTCAAGCTTTCTGCTCTGGGGGTGGAAGAACAACGCGTTTACATCATCATTGATTTCGATGACCTGAAGAAGTCTGATTCTGCATTGGGTGATGGTTATCGTGTCGATGCCCGCATCGTTATCTGGGAAGGAAAAGATGTGCTGAAAGTTCCTACCGGTGCTTTGTTTCGCTCGCAAGGAGAGTGGGCGGTGTTTCGGGTTGTCAACCAACGTTCGCAACTGACGAAACTGCAACTGGGCAGGAAGAACAGTGCCGAAGCAGAAGTGCTTGGAGGATTGTCCGAAGGAGATCAGGTTATTCTCCATCCGAGCGACCGTATTCAGCATGAAGTCAAGGTGAGAAGTCGCGACTGA
- a CDS encoding ABC transporter permease → MSVLDRKLLRELYHMRGQALAICLVMACGVATFVMSFCTIDSLHLTEQTFFERFRFADLFVHLKRAPQTLLEPLREIPGIAQLEPRIVMEVSLDVPGMAEPAVGRINSTPDRREPLLNRLYLRRGRNIEPDRPGEVLVHESFAQAHELAPGHTLAAVINGKKEKLTVVGIVLSPEYVYPVRPGEFVPDSRRYGIFWMGYSQLAAAFDMEGAFNDVAFSLLPGTIEAEVIKKVDRLTFDYGGTGAYGRADQLSYRFISNEMNQLRTMASLPPIIFLSVTAFLLHVVLSRLIGIQREQIAMLKAFGYSSWETGWHYFKLVLLLVVIGMILGVSMGAWLGYSLTQVYTHFFRFPIFYFHLSPGVVLASLGVSLLASGAGTALAVWSAIRLPVAEAMRPEAPAVYHATLLEKFGLQGWLSPALQMILRNLERQPLKTVLACLGIALSIAIVVMGNCARDAVGEMMELAFKTAQRQDMTIAFIEPTSNRVMHDLMHLPGVLRSEAFRSVPARLRFQHRSRRLAILGLGDDRQLYRLLNLQGREVPIPQNGLVISAKLAEIFDCRVGEWLEVDILEGERPTRSLKLVALLDDFTEPAAYMHKDALHRMMREGESSSGAFLQVDQQHVDQLYREMKSMPRIAGINLKQKMIDTFQQLLDENLLMMILFNVFFASVIAFGVVYNNARISLSERSRELATLRVMGFTRSEISTMFLGELAVITLLAIPLGLLLGYLLAWLMMTALDTETQRFPLVIHASTYALAITITVIATGISAWLVSYRLNRLDLVAVLKARE, encoded by the coding sequence ATGTCTGTTCTGGATCGTAAACTGCTGCGCGAACTCTATCACATGCGAGGGCAAGCCCTGGCGATCTGCCTGGTCATGGCCTGTGGCGTTGCCACTTTCGTTATGTCCTTCTGCACGATCGATTCTCTGCACCTGACGGAACAGACATTTTTCGAACGCTTTCGCTTTGCCGATCTGTTCGTCCACCTCAAGCGTGCACCGCAGACTCTGCTGGAACCCTTGCGCGAAATTCCCGGAATCGCTCAGCTCGAGCCACGTATTGTCATGGAAGTTTCGCTCGATGTTCCCGGCATGGCTGAACCAGCCGTGGGACGCATCAATTCGACTCCAGACCGCCGCGAGCCGCTCTTGAACAGACTTTACCTGCGCCGAGGGAGAAACATTGAACCTGATCGTCCCGGAGAAGTGCTGGTACATGAAAGCTTTGCCCAGGCGCATGAACTGGCACCTGGCCATACGCTGGCCGCCGTGATCAACGGCAAGAAAGAGAAACTTACCGTCGTTGGCATTGTGCTTTCGCCCGAATATGTCTACCCCGTTCGCCCGGGTGAATTCGTGCCTGACAGTCGACGATATGGCATCTTCTGGATGGGCTATTCGCAACTGGCCGCTGCATTTGATATGGAAGGTGCGTTCAACGACGTTGCCTTTTCTCTGCTTCCCGGCACCATTGAAGCGGAAGTTATCAAAAAAGTGGATCGCCTCACTTTTGATTACGGAGGCACAGGAGCCTATGGCCGGGCAGACCAGCTTTCCTACCGGTTTATTTCCAATGAAATGAATCAGCTTCGCACCATGGCATCACTGCCACCCATCATTTTCCTCTCAGTAACTGCTTTCCTGCTGCATGTGGTGCTGTCTCGCCTGATCGGCATACAGCGTGAGCAGATCGCCATGCTGAAAGCTTTTGGATATTCTTCGTGGGAAACTGGCTGGCATTACTTCAAACTGGTTCTGCTCCTGGTGGTCATTGGTATGATCCTGGGTGTGAGCATGGGGGCCTGGCTGGGATACTCCCTTACCCAGGTGTATACCCACTTCTTTCGCTTTCCAATCTTTTACTTCCATCTGTCGCCGGGTGTGGTTCTGGCCAGTCTGGGCGTGAGCCTGCTGGCATCGGGTGCTGGAACAGCGCTGGCTGTCTGGAGCGCGATCAGGCTGCCGGTTGCCGAAGCCATGAGACCGGAAGCACCGGCAGTCTACCATGCCACCCTTCTGGAAAAGTTCGGACTCCAGGGATGGCTGTCCCCCGCGCTGCAAATGATTCTCCGGAATCTGGAACGCCAACCTCTCAAGACAGTTCTTGCATGTCTGGGTATTGCGCTCTCCATTGCCATTGTGGTCATGGGGAACTGTGCCCGCGATGCAGTCGGCGAAATGATGGAACTGGCGTTCAAGACAGCACAGCGACAGGATATGACCATTGCATTCATTGAGCCGACCAGCAATCGCGTGATGCACGATCTGATGCACCTGCCGGGCGTCTTGCGGAGTGAAGCGTTCCGGTCTGTCCCGGCCCGGTTGCGTTTTCAACATCGCAGCAGACGCCTGGCGATACTGGGTCTGGGCGATGATCGCCAACTGTATCGTCTGCTCAACCTGCAGGGGCGAGAGGTACCGATTCCGCAAAACGGCCTGGTGATCTCCGCCAAGCTGGCCGAAATCTTCGATTGCCGTGTCGGCGAATGGCTCGAGGTGGATATCCTCGAAGGTGAACGTCCGACACGCAGCTTAAAATTAGTTGCACTGCTCGATGATTTCACTGAGCCTGCCGCCTATATGCATAAAGATGCCTTGCATCGGATGATGCGAGAAGGTGAATCCAGCTCAGGAGCTTTTCTGCAGGTCGACCAGCAACACGTGGATCAACTGTACCGCGAAATGAAATCCATGCCACGCATCGCTGGTATCAATCTGAAACAGAAAATGATTGACACTTTCCAGCAATTGCTGGATGAAAATCTTCTGATGATGATCTTGTTCAATGTTTTCTTTGCCAGTGTTATCGCCTTTGGTGTAGTCTATAACAATGCCCGTATTTCGCTTTCGGAACGGAGTCGGGAACTAGCAACCTTGCGTGTCATGGGATTTACCCGAAGCGAAATCTCCACCATGTTCCTGGGTGAACTCGCTGTCATCACCCTGCTGGCTATCCCTCTGGGTCTGTTGCTGGGTTATCTGCTTGCCTGGCTGATGATGACTGCACTCGATACGGAAACGCAGCGATTTCCCCTGGTGATACATGCATCCACGTATGCCCTGGCCATCACGATTACCGTGATTGCTACCGGTATTTCCGCGTGGTTGGTCAGTTATCGACTGAATCGCCTTGACCTGGTGGCGGTCTTGAAGGCAAGGGAGTAA
- a CDS encoding ABC transporter ATP-binding protein gives MGEVEVHALRGVDLDLYAREFVVLLGPSGSGKSTLLNILGGLDVPTSGTVHYRDHDLMANDDTALTRYRREHVGFVFQFYNLIPSLTAMENVKLITEIAERPMSPAEALKLVGLEHRMHHFPSQLSGGEQQRVAIARAVAKRPDVLLCDEPTGALDVKTGIIVLEAIEKVNRELGTTTAIITHNAVIAGMADRIVSLSDGRIASIVTNQKKISAHGLAW, from the coding sequence ATGGGTGAAGTGGAAGTCCATGCGCTGCGAGGCGTGGACCTGGATCTTTACGCACGCGAGTTTGTCGTACTGCTGGGACCTTCGGGCAGTGGCAAATCAACTCTGCTCAATATTCTGGGTGGTCTGGATGTTCCCACTTCGGGTACCGTGCATTATCGCGATCACGACTTGATGGCGAACGATGATACTGCCCTGACTCGATACCGCCGGGAACATGTTGGTTTTGTTTTTCAGTTCTACAACCTGATACCTAGCCTGACAGCAATGGAGAACGTGAAGCTCATTACAGAAATTGCCGAGAGACCCATGTCGCCTGCCGAGGCGTTGAAACTGGTAGGCCTGGAGCATCGCATGCACCATTTTCCGTCGCAGCTTTCCGGTGGCGAGCAGCAGCGGGTAGCCATTGCCAGAGCGGTAGCCAAGCGACCTGATGTGTTGCTCTGTGATGAACCGACCGGAGCGCTCGACGTGAAAACCGGTATCATCGTGCTCGAAGCCATTGAAAAAGTGAACCGTGAACTGGGTACAACCACGGCAATTATTACGCATAATGCAGTGATTGCCGGCATGGCCGATCGGATTGTTTCCCTATCAGATGGCAGGATTGCCAGCATCGTGACGAATCAGAAGAAAATTTCTGCACACGGTCTGGCCTGGTGA
- a CDS encoding pilus assembly protein: MSSRRAIQRNRRCARGPAQRRRGVLAFELLLILPLLLLLILAMVQFSLTLHARQQLVAASREGCRVAALGGNQEAIENTIKRVLGNGRLADAEIDITDEAGTPITAEQIIPTGEPISVWLRLPTVHVVPDLLRFMGYSIQKDELIARTVMRRE; the protein is encoded by the coding sequence ATGTCGAGTCGCCGAGCTATTCAGCGAAACAGACGTTGCGCTCGTGGACCTGCCCAGAGGCGGCGGGGGGTGCTGGCGTTTGAACTGCTTCTGATCCTGCCATTATTGTTACTGTTAATACTGGCTATGGTGCAGTTCAGTTTGACGTTACACGCCCGGCAGCAACTGGTAGCAGCCTCTCGAGAGGGATGTCGAGTGGCTGCCCTGGGTGGTAACCAGGAAGCCATTGAAAACACCATCAAGCGGGTTCTGGGCAACGGCCGATTGGCTGATGCCGAGATTGATATCACCGATGAAGCGGGGACACCCATTACCGCCGAGCAGATCATTCCCACGGGCGAACCGATTTCAGTCTGGCTCAGGCTGCCTACGGTGCATGTGGTGCCTGATCTGCTTCGGTTCATGGGATACAGCATTCAAAAAGATGAACTCATCGCCCGAACAGTGATGCGTCGGGAATAA